A section of the Terriglobales bacterium genome encodes:
- a CDS encoding cysteine hydrolase: MQRAFRLNIPETLDDVCDPQRLALIVYDMQVGIVKQIENGRQITDKVLQVLDTARKTGTRIFFTRHMSLPRELMGISQFRMAMAWQKVNSAEDVHPWFLRDSPGFHLIPEMNPLPSEAIFDKIAMSAFEGTPLDMAMRDCGITAFAIAGIAMEIGIEPTVRHGADLGYIPVVIQDASGFGHRDAAERSLASLEFAGDAFLTTTETFCDRLGRTIHRTGSLSA; encoded by the coding sequence ATGCAGCGGGCATTTCGACTCAATATTCCGGAAACCCTGGATGACGTTTGTGATCCACAACGACTGGCTCTGATCGTCTACGACATGCAGGTAGGGATTGTGAAGCAGATCGAGAACGGCCGGCAGATCACGGACAAAGTTCTTCAGGTCCTCGACACGGCGCGCAAAACGGGTACTCGCATATTTTTTACGCGACACATGTCACTGCCCAGGGAACTCATGGGGATATCACAGTTCCGCATGGCGATGGCCTGGCAGAAGGTGAACAGTGCTGAGGATGTTCATCCCTGGTTTCTACGGGACTCGCCCGGCTTCCATCTCATTCCCGAAATGAATCCGTTGCCGAGCGAAGCAATCTTCGACAAGATCGCCATGTCGGCCTTCGAAGGTACGCCGCTGGATATGGCAATGCGGGACTGCGGGATCACTGCTTTTGCAATCGCCGGCATCGCCATGGAAATCGGCATTGAACCTACGGTGCGCCACGGCGCCGACCTGGGATACATTCCCGTGGTCATCCAAGACGCCTCTGGTTTCGGACATCGCGATGCGGCAGAACGCTCCCTCGCCAGCCTCGAATTCGCAGGTGACGCTTTCCTTACCACCACCGAGACTTTCTGCGACCGGCTTGGACGCACAATCCACCG